A part of Sugiyamaella lignohabitans strain CBS 10342 chromosome D, complete sequence genomic DNA contains:
- the POP7 gene encoding Pop7p (Subunit of both RNase MRP and nuclear RNase P; forms a soluble heterodimer with Pop6p that binds P3 domain of RNase MRP and RNase P RNAs; RNase MRP cleaves pre-rRNA, while nuclear RNase P cleaves tRNA precursors to generate mature 5' ends and facilitates turnover of nuclear RNAs; GO_component: GO:0005655 - nucleolar ribonuclease P complex [Evidence IDA] [PMID 9618478]; GO_component: GO:0005655 - nucleolar ribonuclease P complex [Evidence IDA] [PMID 9620854]; GO_component: GO:0005634 - nucleus [Evidence IEA,IEA]; GO_component: GO:0000172 - ribonuclease MRP complex [Evidence IPI] [PMID 17881380]; GO_component: GO:0000172 - ribonuclease MRP complex [Evidence IMP] [PMID 9618478]; GO_component: GO:0000172 - ribonuclease MRP complex [Evidence IDA] [PMID 9620854]; GO_function: GO:0016787 - hydrolase activity [Evidence IEA]; GO_function: GO:0000171 - ribonuclease MRP activity [Evidence IDA,IMP] [PMID 9620854]; GO_function: GO:0004526 - ribonuclease P activity [Evidence IEA]; GO_function: GO:0004526 - ribonuclease P activity [Evidence IDA,IMP] [PMID 9620854]; GO_process: GO:0090501 - RNA phosphodiester bond hydrolysis [Evidence IEA]; GO_process: GO:0090502 - RNA phosphodiester bond hydrolysis, endonucleolytic [Evidence IEA]; GO_process: GO:0034965 - intronic box C/D snoRNA processing [Evidence IDA] [PMID 18713869]; GO_process: GO:0006379 - mRNA cleavage [Evidence IDA] [PMID 14729943]; GO_process: GO:0006364 - rRNA processing [Evidence IEA]; GO_process: GO:0006364 - rRNA processing [Evidence IMP] [PMID 9618478]; GO_process: GO:0006364 - rRNA processing [Evidence IMP] [PMID 9620854]; GO_process: GO:0008033 - tRNA processing [Evidence IEA]; GO_process: GO:0008033 - tRNA processing [Evidence IMP] [PMID 9618478]; GO_process: GO:0008033 - tRNA processing [Evidence IMP] [PMID 9620854]): MVYSPSWPSESESEISVTNNSTKSKIQIADSKEVMSVFSNLAAKKQKRRGKGKGKEIKASKPDITQSNKSINKESLPSLRPEISTKITKRPPPKLVKELKQPAVYVSTKTPFVSGLKRVSKHISDVQKLGTKDSIKKNELHVTVYGLGKAIDKALAIGLNFMNQYSRVEVLTGTVNVVDESNEDDENGIPKINKRKTSKVEIKIYVWSQHE, encoded by the coding sequence ATGGTTTACTCACCGTCATGGCCATCTGAATCTGAAAGCGAAATTTCAGTGACAAATAACTCGACAAAGAGTAAAATCCAAATAGCAGATAGTAAAGAGGTGATGTCGGTATTTTCTAATCTCGCTGCTAAGAAACAGAAGCGAAGGGGAAAGGGAAAAGGTAAAGAAATCAAGGCTAGTAAGCCAGATATTACTCAAAGTAACAAATCAATCAACAAAGAGTCATTGCCGTCTTTAAGACCGGAAATCTCCACAAAAATTACCAAGCGACCACCTCCAAAATTAGTGAAAGAGCTCAAACAGCCGGCCGTCTACGTTTCCACCAAAACACCTTTTGTATCTGGCCTCAAAAGAGTCTCAAAGCATATATCTGATGTACAGAAATTGGGGACAAAAGACTCAATTAAAAAGAATGAACTACACGTTACCGTCTATGGCCTGGGTAAAGCCATTGATAAAGCGCTAGCTATTGGCCTAAATTTTATGAACCAATATTCTAGGGTCGAAGTCCTCACTGGAACAGTGAATGTCGTTGATGAAtctaatgaagatgatgaaaatggaaTACCAAAGATAAACAAGAGAAAGACTAGCAAAGTGGAAATCAAGATTTATGTTTGGAGTCAACATGAATGA
- a CDS encoding transcriptional activator xlnR (XP_962611|transcriptional activator xlnR [Neurospora crassa OR74A]), with translation MVSPDLTYPSQNSKRARISRACDQCRASRTKCDGVQPCKRCSALSKSCEYFLQRKKRGRGSELYSFKRNNHDNSGKNLPLPVTDSVEGYSFDGYNGKPMNNVDQTSKISQVPFAGEVVPVESVNPHLMSAASSSLPVTDLDLSGLTEPDQDSTDKHPSTYLFDFLPTMTSPRWLNMSTLFPTELFATSHSLRNFSDTTIQYPVLLPILPDLDFIQPELINDLIEVYFSNSVYGIAPIIRKSSLLSHHNPRKCTPALLFSFLLVSAHATDHPLIKSTASTREQITSRLSDLVISHMKALHSGGTLDDVITYIHLGILASMSEFKGAAMRWWHAAWGLARLLKFNQECPALDEEKREEQRRTWWLLFLTDRHLSLCYNQMPSTLDSESCDLYLPVNEKRWSSDEPLVPAESDTSRQKGPVFKVYDSGLFGMYLPLMTLLGGILDLHFLQMNQTLAVNDDVLEMLRTRFSARLNDFETSIEVFSSQIPDNGVGAYVKAWKEYCHCLVHIFHILVQGYLDPIDLLNSIDDLIGTPVFKKCVDHAIAAAKSIDSVLIFDPDLRLIPYFFGIQLLQAGFVLLCLADKLGTETSKEVRDACETLVHGHEVCIVTLNTEYQRNFRSILRSAIRPTVLPGMDGVTTELDEARHRRREVLGLYRWCSGGTGLAI, from the coding sequence ATGGTATCACCGGATCTTACATATCCTAGTCAGAATAGTAAAAGAGCGAGAATCAGTCGGGCTTGCGATCAATGTCGAGCCTCCAGAACCAAGTGTGATGGGGTGCAACCCTGTAAGAGATGCTCAGCGCTTTCGAAATCAtgtgaatattttttacaGCGAAAAAAGCGTGGTAGAGGCAGTGAACTATATTCTTTCAAGCGCAATAACCATGATAATAGTGGTAAGAACCTACCATTACCAGTGACGGATAGTGTTGAAGGTTATTCATTTGATGGCTACAATGGAAAACCAATGAATAATGTAGATCAAACTTCCAAAATCTCACAGGTACCTTTTGCAGGAGAGGTGGTTCCTGTTGAGTCGGTCAACCCTCACCTAATGTCGGCTGCCTCGTCGTCTTTGCCAGTCACAGATCTAGATCTGTCTGGTCTAACTGAACCTGATCAGGACTCTACTGATAAACATCCCTCGACTTATTTATTCGATTTTTTGCCCACAATGACTAGTCCAAGGTGGCTCAACATGAGTACTTTATTTCCGACCGAGTTATTTGCTACATCACACTCTCTTCgaaatttttcagataCAACTATACAATATCCTGTTTTACTCCCCATACTGCCTGATCTTGACTTTATACAACCGGAACTCATTAATGACCTGATAGAAGTATATTTTTCCAATAGCGTTTATGGAATTGCCCCGATAATTAGAAAGTCTTCATTGCTTTCTCACCACAATCCTAGAAAGTGTACCCCTGCTTTACTGTTTTCTTTCCTCCTCGTATCGGCACATGCGACAGACCATCCACTAATAAAATCCACGGCGTCTACCCGAGAGCAGATTACTAGTCGATTAAGTGATTTAGTGATTTCTCATATGAAGGCTCTACACTCCGGAGGAACACTAGATGATGTTATAACTTATATTCACCTTGGAATATTAGCATCAATGTCTGAATTCAAGGGCGCTGCCATGAGATGGTGGCATGCTGCATGGGGTTTAGCGCGGTTGTTGAAATTTAATCAGGAATGTCCAGCTCtcgatgaagaaaaaagggAAGAGCAGAGAAGAACGTGGTGGTTATTATTTCTAACCGACAGGCATCTTTCGCTGTGCTACAACCAGATGCCCTCTACTTTAGACTCAGAGTCATGCGACCTATATCTTCCGGTGAACGAAAAGCGATGGAGCAGCGATGAGCCACTAGTTCCTGCAGAATCTGACACCAGTCGTCAGAAGGGACCCGTGTTTAAGGTTTATGATTCGGGACTGTTTGGAATGTACTTGCCGTTGATGACTTTGTTAGGCGGGATTCTTGATCTACATTTCTTACAAATGAATCAAACCTTAGCTGTTAATGATGATGTGCTTGAAATGCTACGAACAAGATTCTCTGCTCGGTTGaatgattttgaaacttCAATCGAAGTCTTTAGCTCCCAGATTCCAGATAATGGGGTAGGGGCATATGTGAAGGCATGGAAAGAGTACTGCCACTGTCTGGTTCATATATTCCACATACTTGTTCAGGGCTATTTGGATCCTATCGACCTGTTAAATTCTATAGACGATCTTATTGGTACACCGGTATTCAAAAAATGTGTAGATCATGCCATTGCGGCGGCTAAGTCCATTGATTCTGTTCTTATTTTTGATCCAGATCTTCGTTTGATCCCATACTTTTTTGGAATTCAACTCTTACAAGCAGGGTTTGTGTTGCTGTGTCTAGCCGACAAGTTGGGAACAGAAACCTCCAAAGAAGTCCGGGATGCGTGTGAAACACTTGTTCATGGTCATGAGGTCTGCATTGTGACTCTCAATACAGAATATCAGCGTAATTTTCGCTCAATTCTCCGTAGCGCTATTCGGCCAACTGTATTACCGGGCATGGATGGCGTTACAACGGAGCTCGATGAAGCGCGACACCGCCGACGTGAAGTTCTTGGACTCTACCGCTGGTGCTCAGGTGGTACTGGTTTAGCTATTTGA
- the RPD3 gene encoding histone deacetylase RPD3, whose translation MAHSLIMNYGLYKHMEIYVSLGPFKTRRRVHLFDRFNSNNLKRAKPATKQEMCQFHTDEYVDFLSRVTPDNMELFAKEQVKFNVGDDCPVFDGLFEFCGISGGGSMEGAARLNREKCDIAVNWAGGLHHAKKSEASGFCYLNDIVLGIIELLRYHARVLYIDIDVHHGDGVEEAFYTTDRVMTCSFHKYGEFFPGTGELRDIGVGKGKNYAVNFPFRDGIDDRSYKSVFEPVISAIMEWYQPGAVVLQCGGDSLSGDRLGCFNLSMHGHANCVNFVKSFGKPTLVLGGGGYTMRNVSRTWAFETGLLVGKELGPEIPYNDYYEYYGPDYRLEVRPSNMQNANSPDYLKKILDQVLQNLSRTKFAPSVQMQDVPRDAPDEGDVEEDTEAAKETRGGSQFAHDERVEAGNEFYDDEDSTGGKKVSSTNYKEVDGDTSMQL comes from the coding sequence ATGGCTCATAGTTTGATAATGAATTATGGATTGTATAAGCACATGGAAATTTACGTAAGTTTAGGGCCTTTCAAGACTCGCAGGAGAGTGCATTTGTTTGATAGATTCAATTCTAACAATCTGAAGCGAGCCAAACCGGCTACAAAGCAGGAAATGTGTCAATTTCATACCGATGAGTATGTAGATTTCCTATCACGCGTTACGCCAGATAATATGGAGTTATTTGCCAAAGAGCAAGTGAAATTTAATGTTGGAGATGACTGTCCTGTATTTGATGGTCTGTTTGAATTTTGCGGTatcagtggtggtggtagtaTGGAAGGTGCTGCACGTTTAAACAGGGAGAAGTGTGATATTGCGGTTAACTGGGCAGGCGGTTTACATCATGCCAAAAAGAGCGAAGCAAGTGGCTTCTGTTATCTGAACGACATTGTCTTGGGTATTATTGAACTACTAAGATATCATGCCAGAGTACTgtatattgatattgatgttCACCATGGTGATGGTGTTGAGGAGGCGTTTTATACAACTGATCGTGTCATGACTTGCAGTTTTCATAAATATGGAGAATTTTTTCCAGGAACTGGGGAATTAAGGGATATTGGTGTTGGCAAAGGAAAGAATTACGCTGTTAATTTCCCTTTCAGAGATGGTATTGACGACCGCAGCTATAAGAGTGTTTTCGAACCTGTTATCTCGGCTATCATGGAATGGTATCAACCTGGTGCCGTTGTTCTACAATGTGGTGGTGACTCTCTGTCAGGTGATAGATTGGGCTGTTTTAATTTAAGTATGCATGGCCACGCAAATTGTGTAAACTTCGTGAAATCTTTTGGAAAGCCAACATTAGTTttaggtggtggtggataCACCATGCGTAATGTTAGCAGAACGTGGGCGTTCGAAACTGGATTATTGGTCGGTAAGGAGTTAGGTCCTGAAATCCCCTATAATGACTACTATGAGTACTATGGACCTGATTATAGGCTTGAAGTTCGCCCCTCGAATATGCAAAATGCTAACTCGCCCGATTATCTTAAAAAGATTCTGGACCAGGTTCTCCAAAACCTTTCGCGTACAAAGTTCGCACCATCTGTTCAGATGCAGGATGTTCCTCGTGATGCACCTGATGAGGGCGATGTAGAAGAAGACACTGAAGCGGCCAAAGAAACAAGAGGTGGATCCCAATTTGCGCATGACGAGCGTGTTGAAGCTGGAAATGAGTTTtacgacgatgaagactCTACGGGAGGAAAAAAGGTTTCCAGCACTAATTATAAGGAAGTGGATGGCGATACTTCGATGCAGTTGTAA
- the SEC4 gene encoding Rab family GTPase SEC4 (Rab family GTPase; essential for vesicle-mediated exocytic secretion and autophagy; associates with the exocyst component Sec15p and may regulate polarized delivery of transport vesicles to the exocyst at the plasma membrane; GO_component: GO:0030478 - actin cap [Evidence TAS] [PMID 10652251]; GO_component: GO:0005737 - cytoplasm [Evidence IEA,IEA]; GO_component: GO:0031410 - cytoplasmic vesicle [Evidence IEA]; GO_component: GO:0000131 - incipient cellular bud site [Evidence IDA] [PMID 9128251]; GO_component: GO:0016020 - membrane [Evidence IEA]; GO_component: GO:0005741 - mitochondrial outer membrane [Evidence IDA] [PMID 16407407]; GO_component: GO:0005739 - mitochondrion [Evidence IDA] [PMID 14576278]; GO_component: GO:0005739 - mitochondrion [Evidence IDA] [PMID 16823961]; GO_component: GO:0005886 - plasma membrane [Evidence IEA,IEA]; GO_component: GO:0005886 - plasma membrane [Evidence IDA] [PMID 16622836]; GO_component: GO:0030133 - transport vesicle [Evidence TAS] [PMID 12665530]; GO_component: GO:0030133 - transport vesicle [Evidence IDA] [PMID 23079598]; GO_component: GO:0030658 - transport vesicle membrane [Evidence IEA]; GO_component: GO:0031982 - vesicle [Evidence IDA] [PMID 12456647]; GO_function: GO:0005525 - GTP binding [Evidence IEA,IEA]; GO_function: GO:0005525 - GTP binding [Evidence IDA] [PMID 2111819]; GO_function: GO:0003924 - GTPase activity [Evidence IDA] [PMID 2111819]; GO_function: GO:0000166 - nucleotide binding [Evidence IEA]; GO_process: GO:0006893 - Golgi to plasma membrane transport [Evidence IMP] [PMID 9017592]; GO_process: GO:0031321 - ascospore-type prospore assembly [Evidence IMP] [PMID 9425151]; GO_process: GO:0006914 - autophagy [Evidence IGI,IMP] [PMID 20444978]; GO_process: GO:0007121 - bipolar cellular bud site selection [Evidence TAS] [PMID 10652251]; GO_process: GO:0006887 - exocytosis [Evidence IEA]; GO_process: GO:0006887 - exocytosis [Evidence IDA] [PMID 15772160]; GO_process: GO:0007107 - membrane addition at site of cytokinesis [Evidence IEP,IGI,IMP] [PMID 12456647]; GO_process: GO:0015031 - protein transport [Evidence IEA,IEA]; GO_process: GO:0007264 - small GTPase mediated signal transduction [Evidence IEA]; GO_process: GO:0007264 - small GTPase mediated signal transduction [Evidence TAS] [PMID 10652251]; GO_process: GO:0006810 - transport [Evidence IEA]; GO_process: GO:0006906 - vesicle fusion [Evidence IMP] [PMID 9017592]) — MSTTRTYDLLIKLLLIGDSGVGKSCLLLRFCDDQFTPSFITTIGIDFKIRTINLDDKRVKLQVWDTAGQERFKTITTAYYRGAMGILLVYDVCNEKSFENIRSWYSNVEQHASENVVLILVGNKSDMSEKRVISPEQGQALADELGIPFIEASAKTNDNVEDTFFSLARRVKQTMFSDNADANGATTGGSVNVGSANNSGTGGKCC; from the coding sequence ATGTCTACCACTCGCACCTATGATCTCCTTATTAAACTCCTATTGATTGGAGACTCCGGAGTTGGTAAATCATGTCTCCTGCTTAGATTCTGTGATGACCAATTCACACCTTCGTttatcaccaccattggcattgatttcaagattCGTACCATTAATCTCGATGATAAGAGAGTAAAACTTCAAGTGTGGGATACTGCCGGTCAAGAGAGATTTAAAACTATTACCACAGCTTATTACAGAGGAGCTATGGGTATTCTCTTGGTCTACGATGTCTGTAATGAGAAGTCGTTTGAGAATATTCGGTCATGGTATTCTAATGTTGAGCAGCACGCTAGTGAGAATGTTGTTTTGATTCTTGTTGGTAATAAGTCTGATATGAGCGAAAAGAGAGTTATTTCTCCTGAGCAAGGTCAGGCTTTGGCTGATGAACTTGGAATCCCGTTCATTGAGGCAAGCGCAAAGACAAACGATAATGTAGAAGATACATTTTTCTCATTGGCTAGAAGAGTCAAGCAGACGATGTTCTCTGACAATGCTGATGCCAATGGTGCCACGACTGGTGGTTCAGTCAACGTTGGCAGTGCCAACAACAGTGGGACTGGTGGTAAGTGCTGCTAG
- the FRS1 gene encoding phenylalanine--tRNA ligase subunit beta (Beta subunit of cytoplasmic phenylalanyl-tRNA synthetase; forms a tetramer with Frs2p to generate active enzyme; able to hydrolyze mis-aminoacylated tRNA-Phe, which could contribute to translational quality control; GO_component: GO:0005737 - cytoplasm [Evidence IEA,IEA,IEA]; GO_component: GO:0005737 - cytoplasm [Evidence IDA] [PMID 14562095]; GO_component: GO:0009328 - phenylalanine-tRNA ligase complex [Evidence IDA] [PMID 3049607]; GO_function: GO:0005524 - ATP binding [Evidence IEA,IEA]; GO_function: GO:0003723 - RNA binding [Evidence IEA]; GO_function: GO:0004812 - aminoacyl-tRNA ligase activity [Evidence IEA]; GO_function: GO:0016874 - ligase activity [Evidence IEA]; GO_function: GO:0000287 - magnesium ion binding [Evidence IEA]; GO_function: GO:0000166 - nucleotide binding [Evidence IEA,IEA]; GO_function: GO:0004826 - phenylalanine-tRNA ligase activity [Evidence IEA,IEA]; GO_function: GO:0004826 - phenylalanine-tRNA ligase activity [Evidence IDA] [PMID 16162501]; GO_function: GO:0004826 - phenylalanine-tRNA ligase activity [Evidence IDA] [PMID 166841]; GO_process: GO:0006432 - phenylalanyl-tRNA aminoacylation [Evidence IEA]; GO_process: GO:0006432 - phenylalanyl-tRNA aminoacylation [Evidence IDA] [PMID 16162501]; GO_process: GO:0006432 - phenylalanyl-tRNA aminoacylation [Evidence IDA] [PMID 166841]; GO_process: GO:0006412 - translation [Evidence IEA]), whose amino-acid sequence MPTIAVDKEDLYKSLGREYTTEEFDELCFEFGIELDEDTSQSDLPAGERPQLKIEIPANRYDMLCFEGISKALNVFLSREKAPNFKLVEAPKEKQITIVVDPSTEKVRPYVAGAVLRGVHFNQRSYDSFISLQEKLHANICRNRSLVAIGTHDLSKIKGSKISYTGVVPEKVKFAPLNQTKVMTGPELMEFYEKDRNIGKYLHLIRDSDVYPIFYDEEENVLSMPPIINSNKTKISLETNDIFIDLSGTDKTKIEVVVNQIVAMFSRYSSTPFTIEPVKIISEHNNLSRTCPNISPRKTTAEVDYINSVLGLKLSPQEICDLLSKMMLEATPSANSSNLLDVTIPITRSDILHQCDIMEDAGIAYGFNNLNRTFPADSFTIGEPLPINKVSDIVRREVAMAGWTEVMALTLCSHDENFAFLNRKDNGTEAVHLENPKTAEYQVVRTSLLPGLLKTIKENRKHSLPLKIFEVSDVVFKDTSLERQAYNNRRFGAVYAGKTSGFEIVHGLLDRVMKMLRVPWSDEKSDERGYWISELNNPTYFPGRGASIWYQEAKGSSPRQIGTLGVLHPQVLSNFEIPYVASSIELDVETFLIK is encoded by the coding sequence ATGCCTACCATTGCTGTTGACAAAGAAGATCTTTACAAGTCTCTTGGTAGAGAGTATACCACTGAGGAATTTGATGAGTTATGTTTTGAATTCGGTATTGAATTAGATGAAGATACTTCTCAATCAGACCTACCTGCTGGCGAAAGACCGCAATTAAAGATTGAAATTCCAGCCAATCGTTACGACATGTTGTGTTTCGAAGGTATTTCAAAAGCACTCAATGTCTTTTTATCGCGTGAAAAGGCTCCTAATTTCAAGTTAGTGGAAGCCCCTAAGGAGAAGCAGATAACTATTGTTGTGGACCCTAGTACTGAAAAAGTGCGCCCTTACGTCGCTGGTGCAGTTCTCCGAGGTGTTCATTTTAATCAACGCTCGTATGATTCTTTTATCTCTTTGCAAGAGAAGCTACATGCCAATATTTGTAGAAACCGGTCCTTAGTAGCAATTGGTACTCACGATTTGTCTAAAATCAAAGGGTCCAAAATAAGCTATACTGGTGTTGTTCCTGAGAAAGTTAAGTTTGCTCCCTTAAACCAAACCAAGGTAATGACTGGTCCTGAACTTATGGAGTTCTATGAGAAAGATAGAAATATTGGTAAATATCTCCATTTGATCCGTGATTCTGATGTCTACCCAATATTctacgacgaagaagagaatgTGCTTTCCATGCCCCCCATTATCAACTCCAATAAAACTAAAATCAGTTTAGAAACCAACGACATTTTTATCGATCTTAGTGGTACCGATAAGACTAAAATTGAGGTGGTAGTTAATCAAATCGTGGCTATGTTCTCAAGATATTCCTCTACTCCTTTTACCATCGAACCAGTTAAGATTATCTCAGAACACAACAATCTTTCTAGAACATGTCCTAACATCAGCCCTCGTAAAACAACTGCGGAAGTGGATTATATAAACTCGGTTCTTGGCCTTAAGTTGTCACCCCAAGAAATTTGTGACTTGCTTTCCAAAATGATGCTAGAAGCTACTCCCTCAGCTAATTCCTCAAACCTTCTTGATGTTACTATCCCAATTACGCGATCAGACATTCTCCATCAATGTGATATAATGGAGGATGCTGGAATCGCCTATGGCTTTAATAACCTCAACCGCACATTTCCCGCTGATTCATTCACGATTGGTGAGCCTCTTCCCATTAACAAGGTGTCTGATATTGTTCGTCGTGAAGTTGCTATGGCTGGATGGACTGAAGTTATGGCATTAACCTTGTGCTCTCATGACGAGAATTTCGCATTCCTGAACCGCAAAGATAATGGTACCGAGGCTGTTCACTTGGAAAACCCCAAGACAGCTGAGTATCAAGTTGTGCGTACTTCCCTGCTTCCAGGTTTGCTGAAAACAATCAAAGAGAATCGTAAGCATTCTCTCCCTCTTAAAATCTTCGAGGTCTCTGATGTTGTATTTAAGGATACATCTCTAGAGCGCCAAGCCTATAATAACCGTCGCTTCGGCGCTGTCTATGCCGGAAAGACTAGTGGTTTTGAAATTGTACACGGTCTTCTTGATAGAGTCATGAAGATGCTCCGTGTACCATGGTCAGATGAGAAGTCTGACGAGCGTGGATATTGGATCTCTGAGCTTAACAATCCCACTTACTTTCCAGGAAGGGGCGCTAGCATTTGGTACCAAGAAGCAAAAGGTTCCAGTCCTCGCCAGATCGGTACTCTGGGCGTTTTGCATCCTCAGGTTCTTTCTAATTTTGAGATCCCTTATGTTGCCTCTAGCATTGAATTGGACGTAGAAACGTTCCTtatcaaataa